The DNA sequence TAAGTTTACATGTTTCCGgtaatatgacttttttttttgtttctttgaagtTTGTTTATACATGTGATTTTCAGGTAGTTTGTCAGATAAATTGaagtcataaaatttaatgttactaACAGGATAGACTAGATTAAGGATGAGAAAACTAGGCAGTGAGTCTGGACCCTGACTATGGGGCTTAAACCCATGAACCATGGCATACAGTGTGCTGCATAGTGCATACAGAGCTAACCGACTGCTTGacacatttaaacaaaatgaataaaattaaaaggTGCAATTAATATAACATTCTTCTTATCATATTTTagttttcctgctgaaacatataaagttcttctttattttcttctttatagACCTATTATAGACCCAGCCTCTCTTATGCTTAAAATTATGTCAAAGTTGAGGCTTTGTTAtactagtgtaataccaaaattatataatggctttatttcactccttcAATGTCAAGCATGTGATTTAGAAACATAATGATCTGTGTGGTTATTAAGGACACCAGCAATGTTTATATCTTTGTCACAGGgcgagaaaaatgtgcagctagACCGTGACTTGAAcctggggcctcggaataccgttccaatgctctaccgactgagctacccggccgcctacacactttctccccatttgatattcaagttctataccgtgacatctttttaaagattaatttttgaattatgtgacaaattttgacaacagaaattattcataaaaatgtCACAAGATTAGCTTGATACTTCTGGTTATCTTCATTCACTAGTAAATGTCTCAAAACTAAGCACAATAAAGCTTGCCTTATTGTAGAAAAATGTTACTTAATTATGTCATTTTACAGCTGTGCGTTACAATGCTGCAGTTTCAAATAACCTTATGAGCCTGTCATGAAATCAGACCTTTCTTTTCATGTGCTCGTTTTGAAAAAACGGACGTTTTATCATGTGATGGTGCGTgtagtctgtctgtccgtcataattcatgtctggagcataactttataactattaaagatattgactttaaatttggcATATAGTTGGATGGCaataagacaatgtgcagagcacttgaacTGGCTCTGTGGGTCAAAAGTCaaaaattgagctaaaaggtcagATTTTGTGTACGGTGAGCGtaactaaatgagccgtgccatgagaaaaccaacatagtggctttgcgaccagcatggatccagaccagcctgcgcaaccatgcagtctggtcagttccatgctgttcgctttcaaagtctattgcaattagagaaactgctagtgaatagcatggatcctgaccagactgcgcagatgcgcaggctggtctggatccatgctggtcgcaaagccactatgttggttttctcatggtgcagctcaaataacGGTGCAagttattgacttcaaacttggcatgtaggtaggtagcAATGAGATAATGTGCAGAGCAGATGAAGCAGAtttgttggtcaaaggtcacggtcacttatagaaagatttaataaCTAACTGAGTTTAAGGAGTTAAAAAAGGATCGATTATGTTCTGCATCTTGCTGATAAAGAATTATTAAGTAGACAAATTGTAATCATGGTTACATTGGCAAAGTAATTGTAATGAAATCACTTACATTTAAAAACAAGGGTAATCACAACTTGATTACATGGAAAAGCAAAGTAATAGTAATTTAATCAGTTACATTTCTGTGTAAGCATGCCCAGATCTGGTTTTAGTTTGATATCAAGGTTGAAGTAAATGTTCACTTGCACGTCAACTTtgaaattattcattcatttaataatgtagggataacacatCTTTACGTGTTATAATATGATTGTGCAGAATCCTGAGGCATTGATTTGTGCCTGAGCCCGGTAGGGCGGGCGTACCAGTATATCCCCAGGGATTCTGCTgatgttaattttgtaaaaaggggTGTTACCAGCTTGTGAATGTGAGACTCTCCCTGTTAACACACATTTACTCACCTGTTAAAACACACCCAGAAAggacaaaattttagaaattgtaGAAAAATCCTATTCCTTAACCAGTACTTTATTGTTGATGCCTTTGTACTTGTTAAGATCTCTGCTAGATTGTttgcaatataaaaaaaaacttccaaagAATGCCATTGATTTGTTTCGAAGTTATACCCTTTTTCACTATCAAGCATGGAAATAGTGGAGCACATTGTCTTCTCTAATTGACTTTGTTTATCTCTATGCTTCTGTAGTCTGTATGATATATCAGTTACTGTTATGACATgttcaaatatttcattacatttatacaTTGAAATTTTCAAGCTCATGTAATGTAAGTTCACTGTTGTAGTAAGTCACTATTTGAACATGTGtgatatattgatattttttgcaCTGTGATATTAGAATAAATGTAATTgtagaatttacatttttttttgtaaaatataattgtttcacaaaattttgtttgttgttagtGTAACTTAACTGTGCACATTCTGATCTTTATGCAATAACAACTGGTTGTCagtttgtattaaataaagaaCATCAAATTTCTATGGAAAACAGTTTTGTAGTCCTTGTAAAATCATTGATCAGTATTGATTTAGGACAAATTTAAGTTACAATGAACAAAATAAACTTCCCATTACTGTTATATTGGAAACCCACAAATTTATGTCCTCAAGATTatccagaatcgggagaaaccggatgggatcgggagagttgggatgtctgaaGATTTAGTAATGTTTGCTGAAATCGCAAAGAGAAAATTCTTTTACAGATGATGGTCTGTATTCCACTTAACAGCAATAATCATTCTCTAACCTCAGTTTATGTataattaggcgtaaaaaaattgtttgtttctggtatcccgacctaccataaatttttggcccgaccataaatgtttttattgccttggagaatatgtttttcaactttttgacaaaaagttgcaaaactgcactttttctgctttaaacatggtcagtgatattagaaatcaacttactgatgctctaaaggtataacccccttattagctcacctgagcacaaagtgctcagggtgaggtattgtgatcgctcaccgtccggcgtccgtccgtctgtccgtccgtccgtccgtccgtccgtccgttgtacgtccgtccacactttcctttaaacaacatctcctcctaaaccaacaggccaattttgatgaaacttcacagggatgttccttggatggccccctttcaaaattgttcaaagaattgaattccatgcagaacactggttgccatggcaaccgaaaggaaaaactttaaaaatcttcttctcaaaaaccagaagacctagagcttagatatttggtgtgaagcattgcctagtggacctctaccaattttgttcaaatcatgaccccggggtcaaaattgaccccgccccaggggtcacttgattttacataagaaaatcttaaaaaatcttcttctcaaacaccagaagccttagagcttagatatttgacatgtagcattgcctagtggacctctactaaaattgttcaaatcatgaccccggggtcaaaatgaccccgccccaggggtcacttgactttacataggaaaatcttcaaaaaaattctaaaaataaatcagaaggcctagagcttagatatttcacttgtagcattgcctagtggacctctacaaaatttgttcaaatcatggcccccggggtcaaaattgaccccgccccaggggtcacttgattttacataggaaaatatttaaaaaatcttcttctcaaaaaccagaagccctagagcttagatatttgacatgtagcattgcctagtggacctctactaaagttgttcaaattatgacccgggggtcaaaattgaccccgccctaggggtcacttgactttacataggaaaatcttcaaaagttttctaaaaataaaccagaaggcctagagcttagatatttcacatgtagcattatatagtggacctctacaaaatttgttcatatcatgactctggggtcaaaattgaccccgccccaggggtcacttgattttacataggaaaatcttcaaaaattttctaaaaataaactagaaggcctagagactagatatttgacatgtagcattgcctagtggacctatacaaaatttgttcaaaccttgtcccccggggtcaaaattgactccgccctaggggtcacttgattttacataggaaaatcttcaaaaaaaattctaaaaataaaccagaaggcctagatcttagatatttgacatgtagcattgcctattagacttttacaaagtttattcaaatcatgacccctggggtcagattgaccctgccccaggggttacttgattgtatatagaaaaatcttcaaaattttctaaaaataaaccagaagagcttagatatttgacatgtagcattgcctagtggacctctacaaaaagttttcaaatcttgtttttaaagttacttaaagaaaatttcaactatattttctcataattcttttgattgatttctattatgatcttttgaccttgaagacttgtccttaagtgcaatgataacaggtgagcgatatagggccatcatggccctcttgtttgttttcatttttgttttcacacaaaaataatttccgaaaagtctcacttaataaaagaaaattcaaaaaaaaaaaaaaattccgacctacctgccctaatttttttgagcatgttaccagaaacaaaaatattttttttaggccttacagtGGCATATATATCTTCAGATGAAATGTGTTTATTGTAAAGATACCCTTGTTATGTTTATGAAGTTCATGTAGTTCTAGAAACCATTATGTAAAACTAaacttttattttgcattatGAGTTTGTCTGAAAAACTAGGATTTTCAAACACTACCATAATGTTTATATAAGAAGAGAATTTATATACAATTCTTTGCATAACAGGTGAGATACAGAGGCTTGCTGGTGACAACACACTGCAGTATTTGATACGTACTGCGGAGGGGCAGTTTGATTTCTTGATGCATCTTCCAGACGAAGCCCTAAAGAAGATACTTCTGTCTCTGGATCTGGAGGATATGATCAGACTGAGTGCTACCTGCAGGAGATTTAGACATGTACGTTTATTGTTACGTTTAACTCTCACCCTAACTTAAAAAACCTTCTTCTTTAAAACTGTAATGTTtagatatttggaatgtagcTTTGTATAGTAATACTTTACAAAGGTTATTCAGGTCCTGGTCCTGTCCATGGGAGTCACTTTGATAATGCAAATATGATCATATTTTAATACATTACACCCTTGAATGCATAGTACCATGAACAAGTGCCTTTCATTTCTTATTATGGTAAAACTACCCTTTTGAGTTAGGTGAATGATAAAGGGCCAATATTGCCAACTTGTTTAGACATTATGATACAATTTTGTCAAGCACTTCAAGGAGCATTACTGTATCATACAATGTTCAcatactgtggaatcattaattttcgtggatttcgtggtttagTCAATCCACAAACTTAAATcccaacgaaaaagtaaaattcccatacatcttgtcttcaaaagttgaaatccacgaattcatatccccacgaaattgctgtgttaaccaaaaccacgaaatttcatgcccacgaaattaaatgattttacagtagttatTGTTGTAGCTGTTTTGCATCTGAATTCAAGGTTATAGACCCGAGTTTGGAGACCATTCACATGAACTGATTTTAAATGTTGATTCCTAGTTCAGTCTTGAAATTGAGTAATGGCAACGTTGTATTTGGAGACTGCTTGGAACCAAAACTTTTAGTGCTTGTTCTGTGAGCAGTTCAGAACCATTAGCTAATTAGttaatataatcttgtttttacaatattttcttgGCTTTATTTCTTCAGTTgtgtaatgatgatgatgtttgGGAGAAGATTTTCCGTCGTACAGTGGAAACACCAGTTACTGCTGAATTAGAAACTCTGGCACAGAAGGAAGGATGGAAAAGACTTTTCTATACAAATAAATTACAGCTACAGGTATATTCTCGAAGTAGTTGTTTTATATAGTTTGTGAAATGAATCCTGCAGTGTGACTTGCCGAACAGCTTTTTgtgtaacttttatgatcctaaaatttgttattatgtctccccctctttgtttttgccctgtccgtccgtccgtacgttacacttcatttccgatcaataactggagaaccatttgtcctagaaccttcaaatttcatagggtggcAGTACTTATGGAGTAAacgacccgtattgtttttggggtcactctgtcaaaggtcaaggtcacaggggcctgaacatagaaaaccatttctggtcagtaactcgagaaccacttgacccagaatgttgaaacttcaaagggtgattggtcatgcagagtagatgacccctattgattttggggtcactctattaaaggtcaaggtcacaggggcctgaacatgaaaaaccatttccgatcaataacttgagaaccacttgaccaagaatgttgaaacttcataggatgattggacatgcagagtagacgaccactattgattttggggtaactcagttaaagttcaaggtcacaggggtctgaacatggaaaaccatttccattcagtaacttgagaaccacttgacccagaatgttgaaacttcataggatgattggtcatgcagaggagatgaccctattgattttggggtcactctgttaaaggtcaaggtcgcagtggaaagaaaatggaaatccatttccagtttaTAACTTCAGAGCTATTtggcctagaaccttcaaacttcatagggagataggaataacagagtaggtgacccctattgtttttgggggtcacttcatcaaaggttaaggtcacaggggcctgaacatgaaaaaacatttctgatcaataacttgagaactacttgaccaagaatgttgaaacttcataggatgattggacatgcatagtagacgacccctattgattttggggtcactcagttaaagttCAAGgacacaggggtctgaacatggaaaaccatttccattcagtaacttgagaaccacttgacccagaatgttgaaacttcataggatgattggtcatgcagaggagatgaccctattgattttggggtcactctgttaaaggtcaaggtggacagaaaatggaaatccatttccagtttaTAACTTCAGAGCCATTtggcctagaaccttcaaacttcatagggagataggaataacagagtaggtgacctctattgtttttgggggtcacttcatcaaaggtcaaggtcacaggggactgaacatagaaaactctttccaatcaataacttgagaaccacttgacccagaatgttgaaacttaataggataattggacatgcagagtaaatgaccccaaatgattttggggtcacttgatcaaaggtcaaggtcacagcagaccgaacatggaaaaccgtatccaattcataacttgagaaccactaggcccagaatgttgaaacttattgggatgattggacatgccaaataggtgatccctattgcagccaaccatcagtgtctctttgactttcgctcttctcccctattgacttcttgcatatacgactatgcagtgggggagacatgcatttttttacataagcatcttctagttgtaccccccgacaacaaagttgtaaggaggggtatactggtttcaggttgtctgtctgtctgtccgtagacgcaatcttgtgcgcaccatctctccttatccccttgacagaatttaatgaaacttcacacaagtgatcagtaccaacagtagttgtgcatggggcatgttaggttcttttagaaaaaaaatttgcagagttatgggacttttttttttttgttactatactatatacatagacacaatcttgtgcgcaccatctctcctcatccccttgacacaatttaatgaaacttcacacaagtgatcagtaccaacagtagttgtgcatggggcatgttaggtacttttagaaaaaaaatttgcagagttatgggactttgttttttttgttactatactatatacatagacacaatcttgtgcgcaccatctctcctcatccccttgacacaatttaataaaacttcacacaagtgattagtaacaacagtagttgtgcatggggcatgttaggttttttcagaaataaaatttgcagagttatgggactttgtttttttgttactatactatatacatagacacaatcttgtgcgcaccatctctcctcatccccttgacacaatttaatgaaacttcacataagtgatcagtaacaacattagttgtgcatggggcatgttatgttctttcagcgacaaaaattgcagagttatgggactttgtttcttgttaacatactatgtacatacagtctgcatatgcaatcttgtgcgtgcctaatctaccaaacccttgcacacaatttaatgaaacttcacacaagtgatcagtaccaaccctagttgtgcatggtgcatgttacattcttttagataaatattctgcatagttaatggactttgttttttgttactatactgtatacatacagtctatatacatacagtccacataattatgcaatcttgtgtgcgtcaaattgcaatgtactgtgtcagtgcatgcggggggtacattcatcacctttagtgatagctctagtttctctTGTGTTGGTGAAAAGACATACATTTTCACGGCTCTTGGAAAACCTCTTATATCAGTTTTAGCTTGAACATGTTTAGTCTGCATTTCAGCTGGGGTGATATGTTTCATCTGCTGCAAAAACACATCAGTTGATAGCcagttgaaagtttgttaaatgatCTCAAACTCCTGagaaaattgtgaatatttcatttttcaaaaacttcATTTAATGAAGATATTTGACATTCAGCTCATTCGAGAATGATGCTCAAGTTCAGTTATTATAATAGCAATACATCATGCTGGCAACTCGCAAGATCacttgttgtaccccccgacaacaaagttgtaagggggggtatactggtttcaggttgtctgtctgtctgtctgtccatctgtctgtctgtccgtctgtccatagacgcaatcttgt is a window from the Mercenaria mercenaria strain notata chromosome 7, MADL_Memer_1, whole genome shotgun sequence genome containing:
- the LOC123553941 gene encoding F-box only protein 36-like isoform X2; protein product: MACNLKPWLNEHDAIIDYCDTAQAPCKDFFHIFVTEKEIIFRWWKIVPPSRADSGAAPVEIKNSYDDFLHDERAHSEIQRLAGDNTLQYLIRTAEGQFDFLMHLPDEALKKILLSLDLEDMIRLSATCRRFRHLCNDDDVWEKIFRRTVETPVTAELETLAQKEGWKRLFYTNKLQLQMQLRRQKREEHQHEEHGHHHHDQQTI